The following DNA comes from Lujinxingia vulgaris.
GGCACGGTGCTCGTGGGCGTTGGTGATGTGGGAGCGTCGGCTGACGAGGACTTTGAATGGATCGAGCTCACCCATCAGGGCGACGGTACGTACACCGGCTCTGATCAGGGGTTGGCTGCCGTCTATCGGATGAAGATGGAAGCGCCCGGGGTCACCTCGTCCACCAACACCACCGAGTCGATTCCTTTCGCTCGGATTCTGTCGCCGGTTGACGGAGACTCCTACCCGCGCAGTCAGGACCTTGCGATCGCGTTTGAACCGATCGAACAGGGGATCATGGTCGAGGCGCTGCTCGATGGTCGCATGCTCTCCCGCGCCAGCAGCGTTGCTGACCAGGAGGAGCTTGCGATTTCGTCGGCGTGGTTAGAGCGCGGTACGAGCCCGAAAGTTGGCATTAAGCGCGTTGCCGGTGAGGTAAGTGTTGGTAGCGCGGGCGCGTCCGGGATCGTCATTGAGATGTATCGGGAAGTGGATGTGACGATCGAGTGATGTTCGGGTTGGGGGGGGCGGTTTGCGGGGTGGGTCGATTCGTGTGGGTGCCGAGCGCCCCAGGACGACGCTGGCTGCGTCGCTGCGTCCTCGCGGTGGCGCTGCCACAGCTTCGTCCTGGCTCCTTGCCATCGCAGCCCTGGATGCGCTCGGGTGGGTCGATGTGCGTTGTGGTTGTGTGGTTTTGTGGTTGTGTGGTTGTGGGGCGCCGGGGTTTGCGGGGAGGGTCGATTCGTGTGGGTGGTGAGGGGAGGGCGCGAGCTGAGTGGTGGGGCTCGGGTGTCGAGAACGTGAGGTAAGCGCGCCGAGTCGTGGGACTCGGGCGTCGAGAACGTGAGGTAAGGGGGCTGAGTTGCGGATCTTGGCGTCGAGAACGTGAGGTAAGGGGGCTGAGCTGTGGGACTCGGGTGTCGAGAAGGGCAACTAAGGGGGGCTGAGTTGCGGCTCTGGGTATCGAGAACGCCAGCTAAGGGGGCTGAGTTGTAGGACTCGGGTGTCGAGAACGTGAGGTAAGAGAGCTGAGTTTTGGATCTGGGCGTCGAGATTGTGAGCTAAGGGCGCGGCGAGCTAAGGTCTGGGGTTCTGTGGCGTCGCGGTCGTTCGCGGCGATGGCGCGAGCGTGACACGGCACGTTTCGACTTTTTGACGAGGTGACACCATGAGCGACCACACACCTGCCGAGCTTATTTTCTACGAGACGGCTGAGGGCAAGGTGCGCGTTGAGGTTCATCATGAGGATGAGACCTTCTGGCTCAGCATCAACCAGATGGCGGCATTATTCGGGGTGGATAAGTCCGGGGTCAGCCGCCACTTAAAAAACATTTTTGAAAGCGGTGAACTGATGAAAGAGGCAGTTGTTGCAAAATTTGCAACAACTGCCGACGACGGCAAAACCTACCAGGTGGATTACTACAACCTCGACGCGATCATCTCCGTCGGTTACCGCGTCAACAGCTCGCAGGCGACCCGCTTCCGCATCTGGGCGACGAACACTCTGCGAGAATTCATTGTCAAGGGCTTTGTGCTTGATGATGAGCGTCTCAAGCTCAACAAGCGCTTCGGTAAGGACTACTTCGACGAGCTGCTGGAGCGGATTCGGGAGATCCGGGCCAGTGAGCGGCGTTTTTATCTAAAAATCACCGACATCTACGAGCAATGCAGCGTCGACTACGATAAGAACGCGGCGATGACGAAGACCTTTTTCAAAACGGTGCAGAACAAGCTGCACTGGGCGGTCACCGGCAAGACAGCCGCCGAGATCATCGCTGAGCGCGCCGACGCCGACAAACCCTCGATGGGGCTTACCACCTGGAAGAACGCGCCGGAGGGCAAAGTCATCAAAAAGGATGTGAGCGTCGCGAAAAACTACCTGATTGAGACCGAAATCAAAGAGTTGGAGCGCATCGTCTCCATGTACCTCGACTACGCCGAGAACCAGGCTGCCCGCCAGCGGCCGATGAAGATGGCCGACTGGATCAAGAAGCTCGACGCCTTCCTGGAGTTTAATGAGTACGAGGTTTTGACCAACGCGGGGAAAGTGTCCGCCCGAGTCGCAAAAGCGCTGGCCGAGGAGGAGTATTCGAAGTTCCGGGTCCGGCAGGATCGGGAGTTTGAGAGCGACTTTGAGCGCGAGGTAAAGCGGGTACGGGGGAAGGGGGATTGAGCGGGCGGGGGCTGGTCGAGCTTGAGTCCGCACACCCTCGACGCCAGCTACCTGAGCAGCAGCGCCTATCGGCTCACACAGCAACACGCCCATCCGCAGTGGTCCGACCACGTTCGCGAAACACTCGATGACCTTCGAGAGAGACTCCGCCATGGCATTTAGTCGAAGCACCATGCTCAGCGAACGCTCCGACGAAGCGTCGCTGACCCGCGATATGGTGGGGATCGGAATGAACTTCGCCGGCGACGCCAACCGCGATGCGCCGATCGAGGAGACGCTCGTGCTCGCCACGGCGCTCGGGATGGAGGGCCACGACTTTCGCGTGTTGGCGGTGCTCACGACCTGGATGGATGTCCACCAAAAACACATCAACGTCGACCGCCTCGCGCGATGCGTTGCCGAACATCCCTCCGAGCGCGTGCTCGCCTACTGGGCGGCCGTTTCGACGTGGCTCAAAAAGGACCGTCGCTTCGCCAGATTCGCAAAGCTCTATCAGGGGCCTCCGCTCGATCTCTTGCCCGTAGGGACCGACTTCCAAATTGCGCGCCGCGGAGAAGACGCGCGCTTTGAAGGTTCGCCGCTGCGCGTCCCCGCCGGCACCCTGCGAGACCGTGTCGCCGACGTGCTCTCTCCCGAGGCGCTGGTCCGTCAGCACGCCGGCTACCGAAACCGTGTGCGGATGGGACCCTCCTGGCGCGCCGATGTGTGGACAGTGCTTGAGCGCGACCCCGAGCTGAGCGCGGCCGAGGCGGCGCGACGCGCGGGATGCTCGTTTGCTACGGCGTGGCGGGTGGTTGAGGATTTTCGGGTGTTGCGGGGTGGCGAGGTGGGGTTGGGGTAGGTGCGGCAACACCAGCCTCGACTTCACGCTGACCCAGCAGAGGATGGGTCGATATACTTCACCTTAAGCAAAGCCGGATCGAGGTGATCGAAATCTTTATCCGTCGTCAGCAACACCGCGTTTGCAGCCCGGGCGCATGCGGCAATCCAGAGGTCATTCTTCCCCATGTTGCGTGCGCCCGTGGGGTGGCGCTGGGAGTAGAGGTCGATCTCCACATAGGCATCCAGCACCGCCGGTTGGTGGATGTCTACCGTGACCAGGTTGTTTAGGGCTTGGTCGAGCGCCGCGAGTTTCGCGGCACCCCAACCATTGCGACTCGCCAAAACGCGAACTTCACCATGGGTGACGATCGAGATGGCCGGGCGCACCTTCGAGCTTCGAAGCCCGAATTGGTTGTCGATGAACCTGGCGAGCGTGTTTCCGCGTACCAACGTCAGGACGATGTTGGTGTCCAGCACGTAGAAGGGGTCGCTCATTCGATAGCCTGCAGCGCTTTGAGGAGCTCCTCTTCACTCTCATCGCCCGGCCAGGTGCCAAAGAATGCGGACACGCCCGAGGACGCATCCTGCGGCACCATCTGCATAACAGGCACGTTTCGCAGTGCTACCGGTGCGGCTTCGAATACGCTGTCACCCTCGCTCGCGGCAGCGAGTGATTCGACATCCAGCTTTAGCAGCCGTCCCGACGGGCGGTAGTGCGCGATGCCTGAAACGACGACGCGCTGGCCAAAGAGCTCTTTAAGAGTCTCCGAGTTTGGGGAGTCCAGCCGCGCGGAGATGCGGGTG
Coding sequences within:
- a CDS encoding virulence RhuM family protein — its product is MSDHTPAELIFYETAEGKVRVEVHHEDETFWLSINQMAALFGVDKSGVSRHLKNIFESGELMKEAVVAKFATTADDGKTYQVDYYNLDAIISVGYRVNSSQATRFRIWATNTLREFIVKGFVLDDERLKLNKRFGKDYFDELLERIREIRASERRFYLKITDIYEQCSVDYDKNAAMTKTFFKTVQNKLHWAVTGKTAAEIIAERADADKPSMGLTTWKNAPEGKVIKKDVSVAKNYLIETEIKELERIVSMYLDYAENQAARQRPMKMADWIKKLDAFLEFNEYEVLTNAGKVSARVAKALAEEEYSKFRVRQDREFESDFEREVKRVRGKGD
- a CDS encoding PIN domain-containing protein, with protein sequence MSDPFYVLDTNIVLTLVRGNTLARFIDNQFGLRSSKVRPAISIVTHGEVRVLASRNGWGAAKLAALDQALNNLVTVDIHQPAVLDAYVEIDLYSQRHPTGARNMGKNDLWIAACARAANAVLLTTDKDFDHLDPALLKVKYIDPSSAGSA